The following are from one region of the uncultured Hyphomonas sp. genome:
- the flgA gene encoding flagellar basal body P-ring formation chaperone FlgA, with amino-acid sequence MMTLFAGSSSLVAAEVIRAGDPVTAYNATTEEGGTASGDPLVGREVLRTVYAGKPITFENTRAPVLVRRNQVVSVKYIKGGLEITASGRALGDAGVNDSVTVLNQQSKQMVQGIVQESGWVLAQ; translated from the coding sequence GTCGCGGCGGAAGTTATCCGCGCCGGCGATCCCGTCACCGCTTACAACGCGACCACCGAAGAGGGAGGGACTGCCTCTGGCGATCCTCTGGTTGGCCGCGAAGTACTCCGGACAGTCTATGCCGGAAAGCCGATCACGTTTGAGAACACGCGAGCCCCGGTTCTGGTGCGGCGCAATCAGGTCGTCTCTGTAAAATATATCAAGGGCGGGTTGGAGATTACAGCTTCTGGCCGGGCTCTCGGAGATGCGGGCGTCAATGACTCTGTGACGGTACTGAATCAACAGTCGAAACAAATGGTGCAGGGCATCGTTCAGGAAAGCGGATGGGTGCTGGCACAATGA
- a CDS encoding flagellar basal body L-ring protein FlgH yields the protein MKHFISTALLATAATACAGSPLSDPKPEPVPLYAGPWAGAGVDMDAVTEPNPSLWATSPNALLSMRRAKAVGDLLTVVVEMDDQASLKSSLSRSRGSSEDLSIDALLGLPDILNNALPGSASVSPAIDFQRNSNMAGNGAVNRAEKVTFTLAARVVGVEPNGNLIIQGYQQTRVSNETRYLSVSGVIRAQDITRTNTVTYDKIADAQLSYVNQGDTTGPNGRKAVPKFLDKVLPF from the coding sequence ATGAAACATTTCATCTCGACGGCACTCCTCGCCACAGCAGCAACCGCTTGCGCAGGTTCACCGCTGTCCGATCCGAAGCCGGAACCGGTTCCGCTTTATGCCGGGCCCTGGGCCGGGGCAGGGGTCGATATGGACGCCGTTACAGAACCCAACCCGTCGCTTTGGGCAACGTCTCCAAACGCACTGCTCAGCATGCGCCGGGCCAAGGCGGTGGGAGACCTGCTGACGGTTGTTGTAGAAATGGATGATCAGGCCAGCCTCAAAAGCTCGCTATCCCGGAGCCGCGGATCCAGCGAAGATTTGAGCATAGATGCGTTGCTTGGCTTGCCGGACATTCTGAACAACGCCCTGCCGGGATCGGCAAGCGTCTCTCCGGCAATAGATTTTCAGCGTAACTCGAACATGGCTGGAAATGGCGCCGTCAACAGGGCCGAAAAAGTGACGTTTACACTTGCTGCGCGTGTCGTTGGTGTCGAACCGAACGGGAACTTAATCATTCAGGGTTATCAGCAGACACGGGTCAGCAATGAGACCCGGTATCTGAGCGTCTCAGGCGTCATCCGCGCCCAGGACATTACCCGGACCAACACTGTAACGTACGACAAGATTGCCGATGCCCAGCTTTCCTATGTCAATCAGGGTGACACAACCGGTCCTAACGGGCGCAAGGCCGTACCGAAATTTCTGGACAAGGTGCTGCCGTTCTAG
- a CDS encoding flagellar hook capping FlgD N-terminal domain-containing protein, producing MSDVSGATTQSIGNEFNSFIKLLTAQIRNQDPLSPMDSTQFVDQLATFSTLEQQVASNSHLESIAGMIGGLHSSILAGQWLGETVAVDTSWAPYSGEGVDFVVDIPESTDETVLKVRDAEGNEVWSKTLDPETGRYTWNGETSSGTELAEDGVYQLEIQMYKDGELQRTTSPRLIGTVTGVTADETGTMLLETSLNLTTEMANVEKYNK from the coding sequence ATGTCCGACGTATCCGGTGCCACAACTCAATCAATCGGCAATGAATTCAATTCCTTCATCAAGCTGTTGACTGCGCAGATCAGGAACCAGGATCCCTTGTCACCGATGGATTCAACCCAATTCGTTGACCAGTTGGCGACCTTCTCGACGCTTGAACAGCAGGTTGCTTCTAACAGTCACTTGGAGAGTATCGCCGGAATGATCGGTGGGCTGCACTCCAGCATCCTCGCAGGTCAGTGGCTAGGGGAAACCGTAGCCGTCGACACGTCATGGGCGCCCTATTCCGGCGAGGGCGTAGACTTTGTTGTCGATATCCCGGAATCAACGGACGAAACCGTCCTGAAAGTTCGCGATGCAGAGGGCAATGAAGTCTGGTCGAAGACGCTCGATCCGGAAACGGGCCGATACACATGGAATGGTGAGACATCCAGCGGAACCGAGCTCGCTGAAGACGGCGTCTACCAGTTGGAAATACAGATGTACAAAGACGGAGAGCTACAGCGCACGACCTCACCACGCCTGATCGGCACCGTGACAGGCGTGACCGCCGATGAAACGGGCACAATGCTTCTGGAAACGTCACTGAACCTCACCACGGAAATGGCGAACGTCGAGAAATACAACAAATAA
- a CDS encoding flagellar hook-length control protein FliK, translating into MTFLIEPGLTLKQTNAKPSHAGPKSSADGSGDAFARSLQQDRRTESGVGSEPEPQVKTTDTEKSRPQISWRQDGPTDATAGIDATQETNALTPFDEIETDHPTLSDADGRMILECDVEPGAAELSEQDEDDTGPSLAGMLTAPEETAKLSAPPETSKNITVESASSGNAEVHSDTRPEDSPPAPEVQAMTVQATGQGEAKQGTSRTSDKGALVKSAIEVAGSAAAKPDVPDAAMRPSVGTPDGGKEVAADDSAKPLDEDATFLAELSDGSLEANPHTGKAGTVDQTSPAPEGNTQLAASALGASPAPQTTSQPAQSPVQMTSTNAMVTASPAETVKIITDAVGSPDDTPDRITVQLDPPELGRVSIDFKFDAHGIQHITVTGESPEAMKQLRLMHFELTQALERSGLSSQSMTFQQQQSGHQQSHTPAPGRLFENTGPATDSSLLASANLTADTIRPARSASGGLDIRL; encoded by the coding sequence ATGACATTTCTGATTGAGCCGGGCCTGACACTTAAGCAAACAAATGCGAAGCCCAGCCACGCGGGACCGAAATCCTCCGCTGACGGGTCCGGAGATGCGTTCGCGCGTTCGCTGCAACAGGACCGACGCACAGAAAGCGGCGTGGGCTCTGAGCCCGAACCACAAGTCAAGACCACCGATACAGAGAAAAGCCGCCCACAAATTTCGTGGCGGCAGGACGGCCCGACCGATGCCACGGCCGGCATTGATGCGACGCAAGAAACCAACGCTCTTACGCCCTTCGATGAAATAGAAACTGACCATCCTACGCTGAGCGACGCGGATGGTCGTATGATTCTGGAATGCGATGTCGAACCCGGCGCCGCTGAGCTTTCGGAACAGGACGAGGACGACACGGGGCCGTCACTTGCCGGCATGCTTACGGCGCCCGAAGAAACTGCAAAGTTGTCCGCCCCCCCTGAAACATCAAAGAACATAACGGTCGAATCCGCATCCTCTGGTAACGCTGAGGTCCATTCCGACACCAGACCAGAGGACTCGCCTCCTGCACCTGAAGTTCAAGCCATGACTGTTCAGGCGACAGGACAGGGTGAAGCCAAACAGGGAACTTCCCGCACATCCGACAAAGGCGCGCTCGTGAAATCCGCCATTGAAGTCGCTGGCTCCGCCGCTGCAAAACCAGATGTGCCAGACGCGGCAATGAGGCCCTCAGTGGGCACACCTGACGGTGGCAAAGAAGTCGCCGCTGATGACAGCGCGAAGCCCCTGGATGAGGACGCAACATTCCTAGCTGAACTCTCGGATGGTTCTCTGGAAGCGAATCCACACACCGGAAAAGCCGGCACGGTCGATCAGACCTCCCCTGCCCCTGAAGGGAATACCCAACTCGCCGCGTCTGCACTGGGCGCCTCACCCGCGCCCCAAACCACTTCACAACCCGCTCAGTCACCGGTGCAAATGACATCAACGAACGCAATGGTTACAGCCAGCCCGGCAGAAACCGTAAAAATCATCACAGACGCTGTTGGATCTCCGGATGACACGCCTGACCGTATCACCGTGCAACTCGATCCTCCGGAACTTGGGCGTGTGTCGATCGATTTCAAATTTGATGCCCACGGCATTCAACATATTACGGTGACCGGGGAATCGCCCGAGGCCATGAAGCAACTTCGCCTCATGCACTTCGAGCTTACACAAGCCCTGGAACGGAGCGGTCTATCCAGCCAGAGTATGACGTTCCAGCAGCAGCAATCCGGTCATCAGCAGTCTCATACGCCTGCGCCTGGCAGGCTCTTTGAAAATACTGGTCCCGCTACGGACTCCAGCCTTCTCGCTTCTGCAAATCTGACTGCAGACACCATCCGCCCCGCCCGCTCGGCGAGCGGTGGACTCGATATCAGACTGTAA
- a CDS encoding flagellin, whose protein sequence is MSSILTNNSAMVALDTLRNINKDLASVQNEISTGKTVSSAKDNSAIWAISTVMSTDVESFKTISDSLNLGSSTVGVARVASEKVTELLQDMKNLIVNAQGANVDRTKIQTEISEIRENISSVVGAAQFNGLNLVDGSSTADMKILSSLDRSSSGTVSAAFIDVARHDLSISNTATGATFGTTAVTDTSIINNGGTAAGTAATVADGGSQAITIASVADGNSYRIVLDDSGAANSVGQRTFEYVAGADDSVNSVAANLANQISTFFSATGETKYTVSRADDVITIANGSGGNLSVKAESATGGTAGVSAGGLGNVSSIDVTTDAGATSALTSIESLLQTSINAAAGFGSSQTRIENQTDFVSSLVDSMTSGIGGLVDADMEAASAKLQALQVQQQLGVQSLSIANQAPQTLLSLFR, encoded by the coding sequence ATGTCCAGTATTCTGACTAATAATAGCGCGATGGTTGCGCTCGACACGCTGCGTAACATCAACAAAGATCTCGCATCGGTCCAAAACGAAATTTCAACAGGCAAAACCGTTTCCAGCGCCAAAGACAATTCGGCGATCTGGGCTATCTCGACTGTCATGTCGACCGACGTGGAAAGCTTCAAAACGATCTCCGACTCCCTGAACCTCGGTTCGTCGACCGTCGGCGTCGCTCGTGTTGCCTCGGAGAAGGTGACTGAGCTTCTTCAGGACATGAAAAACCTGATCGTTAATGCTCAGGGTGCCAACGTTGACCGTACCAAAATTCAGACTGAAATCTCTGAGATCCGTGAGAACATCAGCTCCGTTGTCGGCGCTGCCCAGTTCAACGGCCTGAATCTGGTTGACGGTTCTTCCACCGCAGACATGAAGATCCTGTCGTCGCTGGATCGCAGCTCCTCGGGCACTGTCTCGGCAGCCTTCATCGACGTTGCACGTCACGACCTGTCGATCAGCAACACTGCAACGGGCGCAACCTTCGGAACCACGGCCGTTACCGACACGTCGATCATCAACAATGGCGGCACGGCTGCAGGTACGGCAGCGACAGTTGCTGATGGCGGTTCGCAAGCAATCACGATTGCTTCGGTGGCCGATGGTAATTCCTACCGCATCGTCCTGGATGACTCCGGTGCTGCTAACAGCGTCGGTCAGCGTACGTTCGAATACGTTGCGGGCGCCGATGACAGCGTCAACTCCGTCGCTGCCAATCTGGCCAATCAGATCAGCACTTTCTTTTCTGCAACCGGTGAAACCAAATACACCGTTTCCCGCGCTGATGACGTAATCACCATCGCCAACGGTTCAGGTGGTAACTTGTCTGTGAAGGCAGAATCTGCGACTGGCGGTACAGCTGGCGTCAGCGCTGGCGGTCTTGGAAACGTCTCTTCGATCGACGTGACCACGGATGCTGGTGCAACGTCTGCTCTGACATCAATCGAGTCTCTGCTTCAGACGTCCATCAACGCTGCAGCTGGCTTCGGTTCTTCGCAGACGCGTATCGAAAACCAGACTGACTTTGTCAGCTCCCTGGTCGACTCCATGACGTCCGGTATCGGTGGTCTCGTGGATGCCGATATGGAAGCTGCCTCAGCCAAGCTGCAGGCCCTTCAGGTCCAGCAGCAGCTGGGCGTGCAGTCTTTGTCCATTGCTAACCAGGCGCCGCAGACTCTGCTGTCGCTGTTCCGCTAA
- the flaF gene encoding flagellar biosynthesis regulator FlaF — translation MQSLAFKAYGEVKQRTAGEKEIEFALFRQITDALQDVSEKDDVQPTDWADAIYRNQQLWTTIAIDLLQPGNALPDEMKRSLLYLAEFVRQNSMKIMAGDGDIADLIEINQSIMNGLGGAVASDAAGEDI, via the coding sequence TTGCAGTCACTGGCTTTCAAGGCATATGGGGAGGTCAAGCAACGCACCGCTGGGGAAAAAGAAATTGAGTTTGCGTTGTTTCGTCAGATTACGGACGCGCTTCAGGACGTTTCTGAAAAAGATGATGTCCAGCCAACTGACTGGGCAGATGCCATTTACAGAAACCAGCAGTTGTGGACAACGATTGCAATTGACTTGCTTCAACCCGGTAACGCTCTTCCGGACGAGATGAAGCGGAGCCTTTTGTACCTCGCAGAATTTGTTCGTCAGAACAGCATGAAAATCATGGCGGGTGACGGTGACATCGCAGACCTGATCGAAATCAACCAGTCCATCATGAATGGTCTTGGCGGCGCGGTTGCAAGCGACGCAGCTGGGGAGGATATCTGA
- a CDS encoding flagellar biosynthesis repressor FlbT: protein MSGLVFKVAPGERFIINGATLENGDKPARIRVVEGDARVLRCRDAMHPTEVDTPVKQIYYAIQLLVTGDLSEDETVPAIDAECARLEEVFDHIDPELIPVLRSMISRANYYSAMCHLRQILPIEAELLALSGSGTALMGQAKVA, encoded by the coding sequence ATGTCGGGTCTCGTATTTAAAGTTGCACCAGGTGAGCGATTCATCATCAATGGGGCCACCCTCGAAAATGGTGACAAGCCCGCCCGCATTCGCGTGGTAGAAGGGGATGCCCGCGTACTTCGCTGCCGCGATGCTATGCACCCAACCGAAGTCGATACGCCAGTCAAGCAGATCTACTATGCGATCCAGCTTCTGGTGACTGGTGACCTTTCGGAAGATGAAACCGTGCCAGCGATCGATGCTGAATGCGCGCGCCTTGAAGAGGTTTTCGACCACATCGACCCAGAGCTGATCCCGGTACTTCGTTCCATGATTAGCCGGGCCAATTACTATTCGGCCATGTGTCACCTGCGCCAGATCCTGCCTATTGAGGCGGAACTCCTCGCCTTGTCCGGAAGTGGCACGGCGCTAATGGGTCAGGCAAAGGTCGCCTGA
- a CDS encoding DUF1217 domain-containing protein: MLDKLSQTLSVDELMADKRLLRVTMTAFGLGGEEWKGGFIRKALEEVGDPESTFLPRLNNPKYTKFAEALSPIDGKIIMSTSELARIAVNFEAESFRTAVGDVDDSMRLALNYQSEISEIAGAESSDKAILYRILGDVPVRTVMQTAFNLPDGLSNLDLDRQADVFKDRIQSVMGISDLSELAKPEVIEKMIHRFLAMDTIENGSTSYSSASAALTLLSDGVGSQASQNLFLSLLS, encoded by the coding sequence ATGCTCGATAAGCTATCTCAGACCTTGAGTGTCGATGAGCTCATGGCGGACAAGCGATTGCTGCGCGTTACCATGACGGCTTTTGGCCTGGGCGGTGAGGAATGGAAAGGCGGATTTATCCGCAAGGCACTGGAAGAGGTCGGAGATCCCGAAAGTACGTTCCTGCCGCGCCTGAACAATCCAAAGTACACAAAATTCGCTGAGGCGTTGTCTCCGATTGATGGCAAGATCATCATGTCAACGTCAGAGCTAGCGAGGATTGCCGTCAATTTCGAAGCCGAGTCGTTTCGCACAGCTGTCGGCGATGTCGATGACTCGATGCGCCTGGCGTTGAACTACCAGTCCGAGATTTCCGAAATCGCCGGGGCGGAGTCCAGCGACAAGGCTATTCTCTACCGGATCCTCGGGGATGTGCCGGTTCGCACAGTCATGCAGACAGCCTTCAATCTGCCGGATGGACTCAGTAATCTCGATCTCGACCGTCAAGCGGATGTCTTCAAGGACCGTATCCAGTCCGTTATGGGGATCAGCGACCTTTCGGAGCTGGCAAAACCCGAAGTGATAGAAAAGATGATCCATCGTTTCCTGGCCATGGATACCATCGAGAATGGGTCGACATCTTATTCATCGGCATCTGCCGCACTGACCTTGCTCAGCGACGGGGTCGGCAGTCAGGCCAGTCAGAACCTGTTCCTCAGTCTTCTGTCTTAA
- a CDS encoding FliI/YscN family ATPase has translation MPMGTASPSFTLFSLWGTITDVAPGMVRIAGISELAGVGNEIVIEKQGTSILGEILSISGDSVTALLYSPCDAIRIGDAVQIQQEPRIEPGDHWLGQIINYRGDITGATAPVVPLRATNRRLNTAPLPAHARRGIGDRLATGWMVTDTMLPICQGQRLGLFAGSGVGKSTFLGSLAAGLEADRVVIALIGERSREVNEFVRNVLPQSIMSKTVVVAATASEPPGAKKRAAYCAITAAEHFRDEGHNVLFLFDSITRFAEAHRETALMAGETPALNAFPPSTVRVISELAERAGPGLGNRGDITAIYSVLVAGSDMEEPVADMIRGILDGHIILSRQIAERQRYPAIDVLRSVSRALPHAAADDENALIRLCRKTLALYEELEPMLRANLYEFGKDADGDKSIALFPTLDAFMGTKSPDGIAAAFGTLQSILSQDEEIKTED, from the coding sequence ATGCCGATGGGAACGGCCTCTCCTTCGTTCACACTTTTTAGTCTTTGGGGCACGATCACCGACGTCGCCCCTGGCATGGTCCGGATTGCCGGAATCAGCGAACTTGCCGGTGTCGGGAATGAAATCGTCATTGAAAAACAGGGCACAAGCATTCTCGGGGAAATCCTCTCAATTTCCGGAGATAGCGTCACCGCGCTCCTTTATTCACCCTGCGATGCAATCCGGATCGGAGATGCTGTCCAGATCCAGCAGGAACCCCGGATCGAGCCCGGCGATCACTGGCTTGGCCAGATCATCAACTACCGCGGCGACATTACCGGCGCGACAGCACCCGTCGTTCCCTTACGCGCCACAAATCGCCGCCTGAACACAGCCCCCCTGCCTGCGCATGCGCGCCGGGGTATCGGCGACCGATTGGCAACTGGCTGGATGGTGACCGACACGATGCTGCCGATTTGCCAGGGCCAGCGGCTGGGCCTGTTTGCAGGCTCGGGTGTGGGCAAGTCGACCTTCCTCGGCTCACTCGCCGCTGGATTGGAAGCTGACCGGGTCGTCATTGCACTTATCGGCGAACGCTCGCGCGAAGTGAACGAGTTTGTCCGCAACGTGCTACCGCAATCGATCATGTCCAAGACGGTCGTGGTTGCCGCAACCGCCAGCGAACCGCCTGGTGCCAAGAAGAGAGCCGCTTATTGCGCCATCACAGCCGCTGAACATTTCCGGGACGAAGGGCACAATGTACTCTTCCTGTTCGATTCCATCACACGGTTTGCCGAAGCGCACCGCGAAACAGCCCTCATGGCGGGCGAGACGCCGGCGCTAAATGCCTTCCCGCCCTCGACAGTCCGGGTCATTTCCGAACTGGCTGAGCGGGCCGGCCCCGGCCTTGGCAACAGGGGTGATATTACCGCTATTTACTCGGTACTCGTTGCCGGATCTGACATGGAAGAGCCAGTCGCGGATATGATCCGCGGAATCCTGGATGGCCACATCATCCTGTCACGACAGATTGCCGAGCGGCAACGCTATCCAGCGATCGACGTGTTGCGATCCGTCTCCCGCGCCTTGCCGCACGCCGCAGCTGATGACGAGAACGCTCTCATTCGCCTCTGCCGGAAGACACTCGCACTGTACGAAGAACTCGAACCCATGCTGAGGGCGAACCTCTACGAGTTCGGTAAGGATGCAGACGGCGACAAATCTATCGCTCTTTTCCCGACACTCGACGCCTTCATGGGTACAAAAAGTCCGGACGGAATTGCCGCAGCCTTTGGGACATTACAGTCCATCCTCAGCCAGGACGAAGAAATTAAGACAGAAGACTGA
- a CDS encoding flagellar biosynthesis protein FlgB yields the protein MISQLPLFEIYGAMARYAAESQKVSATNVAHADDPGYKAKQLESFDSYLARASNSASHTGLNTSFKVVESDGPVSPSGNSVSIEMEMFKSAEAAGQHEQAMTVYSKSLELLRTALGKY from the coding sequence ATGATTTCCCAGCTTCCGCTTTTTGAAATCTACGGCGCAATGGCCCGTTACGCCGCGGAGAGCCAGAAGGTAAGCGCGACCAATGTCGCGCATGCCGACGACCCCGGCTACAAGGCTAAACAACTGGAGTCTTTCGATTCCTATCTTGCACGCGCCTCGAATAGTGCTTCGCATACTGGACTGAATACGTCATTTAAAGTCGTCGAGTCGGACGGCCCCGTATCGCCCAGCGGAAATTCAGTCAGTATCGAGATGGAGATGTTCAAGTCGGCCGAGGCGGCTGGTCAGCACGAGCAGGCGATGACAGTCTATTCCAAGTCGCTTGAGCTGCTGCGCACCGCGCTCGGAAAGTATTGA
- a CDS encoding flagellar basal body rod C-terminal domain-containing protein: MNPLKQIMMQAVSGMSLEQRRVTVASENISNVDTPGYRRKLLLQEALPGKGADFATTKVMLDETPGQREYDPSHPMADSDGYVTMSNVSLITEMADLRDANRTYEANLNSFQQARTMYQSLLDVLRR, encoded by the coding sequence ATGAACCCACTCAAACAAATCATGATGCAGGCTGTTTCCGGCATGTCGCTGGAACAGCGGCGTGTCACGGTGGCGTCGGAGAATATTTCGAATGTCGACACCCCCGGATACCGCCGCAAGCTTTTGTTGCAGGAAGCTCTCCCTGGGAAGGGGGCCGACTTTGCCACGACCAAGGTCATGCTGGATGAGACCCCGGGTCAGAGGGAGTATGACCCATCCCATCCGATGGCCGATAGCGACGGTTACGTCACCATGTCCAATGTTTCTCTGATTACGGAAATGGCGGACTTGCGTGACGCGAACCGTACTTACGAGGCCAATCTGAATTCGTTTCAGCAGGCCCGCACGATGTACCAGTCACTACTGGATGTTCTACGCCGCTGA
- a CDS encoding flagellar hook-basal body complex protein FliE has product MSTIGFNAYTALNTARPADAAGSAGAAAKTGDDKNVVAEGISDFRAALQQAEGAAVDTAVSGADPHAMVAALADAEMMLDAAVTIRDKVVEAYQELLRMPV; this is encoded by the coding sequence ATGTCGACAATAGGATTCAACGCCTATACTGCGCTTAATACCGCGCGCCCTGCAGACGCAGCTGGCTCAGCTGGTGCTGCAGCGAAAACGGGCGACGACAAGAATGTCGTCGCCGAAGGAATTTCCGATTTCCGCGCGGCGCTCCAGCAGGCGGAAGGTGCAGCGGTGGACACGGCTGTGTCCGGCGCCGATCCGCACGCCATGGTTGCTGCGCTCGCCGATGCCGAAATGATGCTGGATGCTGCCGTGACGATCCGTGACAAGGTGGTGGAGGCTTACCAGGAACTGCTGCGGATGCCGGTCTGA
- a CDS encoding flagellar biosynthetic protein FliQ: MSEAEIFEVLRAHIWGAAMMALPILVTTLILGFVIGLLQALTSIQEMTLTFIPKIFAVVVVFFLSLGYMTRIALDLFNNYVLPLISE; encoded by the coding sequence ATGTCTGAGGCGGAGATCTTCGAGGTTCTGAGGGCGCACATTTGGGGCGCCGCCATGATGGCTCTGCCGATTCTGGTAACGACGCTGATCCTTGGCTTCGTGATCGGTCTTCTGCAGGCACTGACCTCCATTCAGGAGATGACGCTGACCTTCATTCCGAAGATCTTTGCCGTCGTCGTCGTGTTTTTTCTGTCGCTTGGTTACATGACCCGCATCGCGCTCGATCTTTTTAACAATTACGTCCTGCCGCTCATTTCAGAATAG